The Pygocentrus nattereri isolate fPygNat1 chromosome 17, fPygNat1.pri, whole genome shotgun sequence genome window below encodes:
- the galnt17 gene encoding polypeptide N-acetylgalactosaminyltransferase 17 isoform X3 — MAFVMRRWKILLVLNAFAVAGFLTFWGKCTVRTGRGSGQQAPTDARGQTRLNGSAVDTGITHEVLLKRLGSLEDVVYRQLNGLSKSLGLIEGFGGRGKGGLPATLTPAEEKEAKYLREKYGYNAFLSDRISLDRSIPDYRPSKCKRVFYPRDLPQISLIFIFVNEALSVILRSVHSAVNHTPAHLLKEIILVDDNSDDEQLKAPLEEYVNKRYPGLVKIVRNQKREGLIRARIEGWKVATGEVTGFFDAHVEFTPVWAEPVLSRIKENPKRIVLPSIDNIKDDTFELERYENSGHGFNWELWCMYISPPKQWWDEGDTSAPIRTPAMIGCSFVANRDYFGELGLLDSGMDVYGGENIELGIRVWLCGGSMEVLPCSRVAHIARTKKPYHSNIAFHTRRNALRVAEVWMDEYKSNVYLAWNIPMENHGIDYGDISERVALRKSLQCKNFEWYLDNIYPEMRRYNSTLFYGEIRNINVTHLCVDQGVKENHTATLHPCHGWGPQLGRYTKEGYLFLGPLGSTGEDTRCVVDDRVSNFPQLVNCEKVSNVRQKTWNFAQNQPIVNRATGRCLEVVQANVYFGYALVLRPCTGQRWNIRNTMRQQRGQ, encoded by the exons ATGGCTTTTGTGATGAGGAGATGGAAGATCTTGCTGGTGCTGAACGCGTTCGCCGTGGCGGGTTTCCTCACTTTTTGGGGCAAGTGCACTGTGCGGACGGGCAGAGGCAGCGGGCAGCAGGCGCCCACTGATGCCAGAGGACAAACGCGTCTGAACGGCTCTGCTGTGGACACAGGCATCACTCACGAGGTCCTGCTGAAGAGACTTGGCTCTCTGGAAGATGTTGTCTACAGACAGCTTAATG GTTTGTCCAAGTCTCTTGGACTCATTGAGGGCTTTGGAGGCAGGGGCAAAGGGGGCTTGCCCGCCACCCTGACTCCTGCAGAGGAGAAGGAAGCCAAATATCTTCGGGAGAAATATGGCTACAACGCCTTCCTGAGTGACAGGATCTCTCTGGATAGGTCCATCCCGGATTATCGGCCCAGCAA GTGCAAAAGGGTGTTTTACCCCAGAGACCTGCCGCAGATCTCCCTCATCTTCATCTTTGTGAATGAGGCACTGTCGGTCATCTTGCGTTCCGTCCACTCAGCTGTCAATCATACGCCGGCGCACCTTCTGAAGGAGATCATATTGGTTGATGACAACAGTGATGACG AACAACTGAAGGCGCCGCTCGAGGAGTACGTCAACAAACGCTACCCGGGCCTCGTCAAGATCGTGCGCAATCAGAAGAGAGAGGGTCTGATTCGCGCTCGGATCGAGGGCTGGAAGGTGGCTACGGGAGAGGTGACGGGCTTTTTCGACGCCCACGTGGAGTTCACCCCTGTATG GGCTGAACCAGTTCTGTCCAGGATCAAGGAGAACCCCAAGAGGATCGTGCTGCCCTCAATAGACAACATTAAAGATGACACCTTCGAGCTGGAGCGCTACGAGAACTCTGGCCATGGTTTCAACTGGGAGCTGTGGTGCATGTACATCAGTCCCCCTAAACAGTGGTGGGATGAAGGAGACACTTCTGCCCCCATCAG GACACCTGCAATGATAGGCTGCTCCTTTGTGGCCAACCGGGACTACTTTGGAGAGTTGGGCCTGCTGGACTCAGGGATGGACGTGTATGGTGGAGAGAATATAGAGCTTGGAATCAGG GTTTGGCTGTGTGGGGGCAGTATGGAGGTCCTGCCTTGCTCCAGGGTGGCCCACATTGCCAGGACAAAAAAGCCCTATCACAGCAACATCGCCTTCCACACCAGGCGCAACGCACTGCGGGTAGCGGAGGTGTGGATGGATGAGTACAAGTCAAACGTCTACCTGGCCTGGAACATTCCAATGGAG AACCATGGCATCGATTATGGTGACATATCAGAGCGTGTGGCACTAAGGAAAAGCCTCCAGTGCAAGAACTTCGAGTGGTACCTTGACAACATCTACCCTGAGATGAGGAGATACAACAGCACTCTTTTTTACGGAGAA ATTCGCAACATCAATGTGACCCATCTGTGTGTGGACCAGGGCGTGAAGGAGAACCACACGGCGACCCTCCACCCCTGCCATGGCTGGGGCCCTCAG CTGGGCCGCTACACTAAGGAGGGCTACCTATTCCTGGGGCCACTGGGCAGCACTGGGGAGGACACGCGCTGCGTGGTTGACGACAGAGTCAGCAACTTCCCTCAGCTCGTCAACTGCGAGAAGGTCTCCAACGTACGTCAGAAAACATGGAACTTCGCACAG
- the galnt17 gene encoding polypeptide N-acetylgalactosaminyltransferase 17 isoform X1 — MIRLIGFRTPTSLMAFVMRRWKILLVLNAFAVAGFLTFWGKCTVRTGRGSGQQAPTDARGQTRLNGSAVDTGITHEVLLKRLGSLEDVVYRQLNGLSKSLGLIEGFGGRGKGGLPATLTPAEEKEAKYLREKYGYNAFLSDRISLDRSIPDYRPSKCKRVFYPRDLPQISLIFIFVNEALSVILRSVHSAVNHTPAHLLKEIILVDDNSDDEQLKAPLEEYVNKRYPGLVKIVRNQKREGLIRARIEGWKVATGEVTGFFDAHVEFTPVWAEPVLSRIKENPKRIVLPSIDNIKDDTFELERYENSGHGFNWELWCMYISPPKQWWDEGDTSAPIRTPAMIGCSFVANRDYFGELGLLDSGMDVYGGENIELGIRVWLCGGSMEVLPCSRVAHIARTKKPYHSNIAFHTRRNALRVAEVWMDEYKSNVYLAWNIPMENHGIDYGDISERVALRKSLQCKNFEWYLDNIYPEMRRYNSTLFYGEIRNINVTHLCVDQGVKENHTATLHPCHGWGPQLGRYTKEGYLFLGPLGSTGEDTRCVVDDRVSNFPQLVNCEKVSNVRQKTWNFAQNQPIVNRATGRCLEVVQANVYFGYALVLRPCTGQRWNIRNTMRQQRGQ, encoded by the exons ATG ATACGACTCATAGGGTTCCGAACGCCAACGTCTTTGATGGCTTTTGTGATGAGGAGATGGAAGATCTTGCTGGTGCTGAACGCGTTCGCCGTGGCGGGTTTCCTCACTTTTTGGGGCAAGTGCACTGTGCGGACGGGCAGAGGCAGCGGGCAGCAGGCGCCCACTGATGCCAGAGGACAAACGCGTCTGAACGGCTCTGCTGTGGACACAGGCATCACTCACGAGGTCCTGCTGAAGAGACTTGGCTCTCTGGAAGATGTTGTCTACAGACAGCTTAATG GTTTGTCCAAGTCTCTTGGACTCATTGAGGGCTTTGGAGGCAGGGGCAAAGGGGGCTTGCCCGCCACCCTGACTCCTGCAGAGGAGAAGGAAGCCAAATATCTTCGGGAGAAATATGGCTACAACGCCTTCCTGAGTGACAGGATCTCTCTGGATAGGTCCATCCCGGATTATCGGCCCAGCAA GTGCAAAAGGGTGTTTTACCCCAGAGACCTGCCGCAGATCTCCCTCATCTTCATCTTTGTGAATGAGGCACTGTCGGTCATCTTGCGTTCCGTCCACTCAGCTGTCAATCATACGCCGGCGCACCTTCTGAAGGAGATCATATTGGTTGATGACAACAGTGATGACG AACAACTGAAGGCGCCGCTCGAGGAGTACGTCAACAAACGCTACCCGGGCCTCGTCAAGATCGTGCGCAATCAGAAGAGAGAGGGTCTGATTCGCGCTCGGATCGAGGGCTGGAAGGTGGCTACGGGAGAGGTGACGGGCTTTTTCGACGCCCACGTGGAGTTCACCCCTGTATG GGCTGAACCAGTTCTGTCCAGGATCAAGGAGAACCCCAAGAGGATCGTGCTGCCCTCAATAGACAACATTAAAGATGACACCTTCGAGCTGGAGCGCTACGAGAACTCTGGCCATGGTTTCAACTGGGAGCTGTGGTGCATGTACATCAGTCCCCCTAAACAGTGGTGGGATGAAGGAGACACTTCTGCCCCCATCAG GACACCTGCAATGATAGGCTGCTCCTTTGTGGCCAACCGGGACTACTTTGGAGAGTTGGGCCTGCTGGACTCAGGGATGGACGTGTATGGTGGAGAGAATATAGAGCTTGGAATCAGG GTTTGGCTGTGTGGGGGCAGTATGGAGGTCCTGCCTTGCTCCAGGGTGGCCCACATTGCCAGGACAAAAAAGCCCTATCACAGCAACATCGCCTTCCACACCAGGCGCAACGCACTGCGGGTAGCGGAGGTGTGGATGGATGAGTACAAGTCAAACGTCTACCTGGCCTGGAACATTCCAATGGAG AACCATGGCATCGATTATGGTGACATATCAGAGCGTGTGGCACTAAGGAAAAGCCTCCAGTGCAAGAACTTCGAGTGGTACCTTGACAACATCTACCCTGAGATGAGGAGATACAACAGCACTCTTTTTTACGGAGAA ATTCGCAACATCAATGTGACCCATCTGTGTGTGGACCAGGGCGTGAAGGAGAACCACACGGCGACCCTCCACCCCTGCCATGGCTGGGGCCCTCAG CTGGGCCGCTACACTAAGGAGGGCTACCTATTCCTGGGGCCACTGGGCAGCACTGGGGAGGACACGCGCTGCGTGGTTGACGACAGAGTCAGCAACTTCCCTCAGCTCGTCAACTGCGAGAAGGTCTCCAACGTACGTCAGAAAACATGGAACTTCGCACAG
- the galnt17 gene encoding polypeptide N-acetylgalactosaminyltransferase 17 isoform X2 has protein sequence MIRLIGFRTPTSLMAFVMRRWKILLVLNAFAVAGFLTFWGKCTVRTGRGSGQQAPTDARGQTRLNGSAVDTGITHEVLLKRLGSLEDVVYRQLNGLSKSLGLIEGFGGRGKGGLPATLTPAEEKEAKYLREKYGYNAFLSDRISLDRSIPDYRPSKCKRVFYPRDLPQISLIFIFVNEALSVILRSVHSAVNHTPAHLLKEIILVDDNSDDEQLKAPLEEYVNKRYPGLVKIVRNQKREGLIRARIEGWKVATGEVTGFFDAHVEFTPVWAEPVLSRIKENPKRIVLPSIDNIKDDTFELERYENSGHGFNWELWCMYISPPKQWWDEGDTSAPIRTPAMIGCSFVANRDYFGELGLLDSGMDVYGGENIELGIRVWLCGGSMEVLPCSRVAHIARTKKPYHSNIAFHTRRNALRVAEVWMDEYKSNVYLAWNIPMENHGIDYGDISERVALRKSLQCKNFEWYLDNIYPEMRRYNSTLFYGEIRNINVTHLCVDQGVKENHTATLHPCHGWGPQLGRYTKEGYLFLGPLGSTGEDTRCVVDDRVSNFPQLVNCEKVSNVRQKTWNFAQNQPIVNRATGRCLEVVQANVYFGYALVLRPCTGQRWNIRNTMRQQRGQ, from the exons ATG ATACGACTCATAGGGTTCCGAACGCCAACGTCTTTGATGGCTTTTGTGATGAGGAGATGGAAGATCTTGCTGGTGCTGAACGCGTTCGCCGTGGCGGGTTTCCTCACTTTTTGGGGCAAGTGCACTGTGCGGACGGGCAGAGGCAGCGGGCAGCAGGCGCCCACTGATGCCAGAGGACAAACGCGTCTGAACGGCTCTGCTGTGGACACAGGCATCACTCACGAGGTCCTGCTGAAGAGACTTGGCTCTCTGGAAGATGTTGTCTACAGACAGCTTAATG GTTTGTCCAAGTCTCTTGGACTCATTGAGGGCTTTGGAGGCAGGGGCAAAGGGGGCTTGCCCGCCACCCTGACTCCTGCAGAGGAGAAGGAAGCCAAATATCTTCGGGAGAAATATGGCTACAACGCCTTCCTGAGTGACAGGATCTCTCTGGATAGGTCCATCCCGGATTATCGGCCCAGCAA GTGCAAAAGGGTGTTTTACCCCAGAGACCTGCCGCAGATCTCCCTCATCTTCATCTTTGTGAATGAGGCACTGTCGGTCATCTTGCGTTCCGTCCACTCAGCTGTCAATCATACGCCGGCGCACCTTCTGAAGGAGATCATATTGGTTGATGACAACAGTGATGACG AACAACTGAAGGCGCCGCTCGAGGAGTACGTCAACAAACGCTACCCGGGCCTCGTCAAGATCGTGCGCAATCAGAAGAGAGAGGGTCTGATTCGCGCTCGGATCGAGGGCTGGAAGGTGGCTACGGGAGAGGTGACGGGCTTTTTCGACGCCCACGTGGAGTTCACCCCTGTATG GGCTGAACCAGTTCTGTCCAGGATCAAGGAGAACCCCAAGAGGATCGTGCTGCCCTCAATAGACAACATTAAAGATGACACCTTCGAGCTGGAGCGCTACGAGAACTCTGGCCATGGTTTCAACTGGGAGCTGTGGTGCATGTACATCAGTCCCCCTAAACAGTGGTGGGATGAAGGAGACACTTCTGCCCCCATCAG GACACCTGCAATGATAGGCTGCTCCTTTGTGGCCAACCGGGACTACTTTGGAGAGTTGGGCCTGCTGGACTCAGGGATGGACGTGTATGGTGGAGAGAATATAGAGCTTGGAATCAGGGTT TGGCTGTGTGGGGGCAGTATGGAGGTCCTGCCTTGCTCCAGGGTGGCCCACATTGCCAGGACAAAAAAGCCCTATCACAGCAACATCGCCTTCCACACCAGGCGCAACGCACTGCGGGTAGCGGAGGTGTGGATGGATGAGTACAAGTCAAACGTCTACCTGGCCTGGAACATTCCAATGGAG AACCATGGCATCGATTATGGTGACATATCAGAGCGTGTGGCACTAAGGAAAAGCCTCCAGTGCAAGAACTTCGAGTGGTACCTTGACAACATCTACCCTGAGATGAGGAGATACAACAGCACTCTTTTTTACGGAGAA ATTCGCAACATCAATGTGACCCATCTGTGTGTGGACCAGGGCGTGAAGGAGAACCACACGGCGACCCTCCACCCCTGCCATGGCTGGGGCCCTCAG CTGGGCCGCTACACTAAGGAGGGCTACCTATTCCTGGGGCCACTGGGCAGCACTGGGGAGGACACGCGCTGCGTGGTTGACGACAGAGTCAGCAACTTCCCTCAGCTCGTCAACTGCGAGAAGGTCTCCAACGTACGTCAGAAAACATGGAACTTCGCACAG